The bacterium genome contains the following window.
AACGGGGAGGATCCAGGATCGCGACGCCGACAAATATTGACGACCGCCACATGCAGGTAAGATTGCGCGTCGTATCGATCGCACCCTGGTTGCTCATATAATTACCGATATCCCAATCAGCAAAAAGCGCGGCGTACAAGCTGTCGTTGCTTGCGGTGCCTTCATTTTCCAGCACATACTTTATAATAATGAAATCTTGCGCTGCCTCATCACCCCATGCCCATGAATATTGTTCGCAAACCAGGTCACGGGGAAAGGGATGGCCCGAATCATCATACCTTGCCGTGCAGTATTCATCAAGATCCCTGGGTCCGGGCTCGAACATCCTTATCCGGCCGTCGGGAACAGTACTGGTGTTCCAGTCCTGATCATCAGTCTGGCTCTGCTCATAATAACGGTCCACGCAATAAGCCGCGTTCGAACCGGCCGCGAAACATCCGTAATAAAGATGATTCGTGCTTGATGAAGGATAATGGAACCCCAAACCCTGGGTTTGATCTGACCCCATGAATCCCAGTGTACCGTAGCGCGTCATGGTCAGCCGGCTCTCGCCGGCATCATGCGTGGCAAAGTCCAGGCTTGCGGCACCGATCACGATCGGAACCGCGATAAATGACGAATAACCTTCGGCCGTGGTCACGTGAACGCATAGATCGATCTCAGTGCCGGGAGGCGTGGACACGCTGGCCGCGACCAAATAGGGATCCAGCGCATTGCTTCCCGATGAATCGACCGCGATATCAGGGAATACGCCCAGGGAATCGCTGACCGTAATATACCCGCTGGCATCGCTAAGCACTGAAGAAACCGTGCATGCGTCAAGACCGCCGGCGTTTTTCAATGTCACGAACATGTTCGCTGTTTCGCCGGGATCCAGGATACCGTTGTTGTTACCACCCGCAACGGCATACTCGCAGTATACCAGCTGGGGAGCATGGACCGGGATCGAAAATACCGACGACCAGGTTGAATCAATATCATCCCGGCACATGAGGGTACAGACCACGGCATGGCCATTGACGGCCGATCCGGCAAGCGTAAGATCAAAGCCATCCGTTCCGGTGAAAGCCGAATCGTCCGGCGGCACATCGCCGAACGACTTTACACTGTCGCTTATCCAGACCAGCGGGTCCGCGGTCCGTAGAGTTCCGGTAATGCCGCTGCCCGATTGCGGTCCGATATTTTTTATCCACAGCGGGATCCCGATAGTCTCTCCTGGATTCAACTCGCCATTGTTGTTGCCGGCGGCATCGTCAACAGAGCTTTTCAGGTACTGCAAATATGCGCCTTCCGGCGCGAGGATCCTGATCGTTCCCTCGTAAGGGATACGATCCTTCCCGGTCACGGTTACATATACGAAACCGGGGCTATTGAAGAACAGGCTAAAATGGGCTTGTCCAGATATATCGGTGAGATCCCGGGCATGGAGCGCAGACGTTCCATGGATACCGACCAAAGCATTGGCGACCGGCGTTCCCATGGCGGTCACCGTGACATTAAAGGTCTGAGATCCCATCGGCAGGTTTGCCGGATGCGTTACTGAAAGGCTTTCCGGAATGCTCTCCCACATGGGCAGAACCGGATCCCCGAGCAGGTTCAGGCTGTAACCGCAATAACGGTACATATCATTGCTGAGTATATCATTCCTGAAATGATCCTTGCTTCGTGCAAGGCATCTTCCGGTCTCAAGCGTATCTTGATTAAAGAAAAAACTCAGGAATTTCACATCCAGGTTTTCAGAGGGACCCATGACCGGCGGTGTTCCCCAGCCGTTTCGCACGTTCACGACCGCGGCCACGCACGCGCCGGGATACTTGTTTATAAGCGATTCCGCCAGACAGTCATATTCATCAAAATCGCCAACATAACCGGCGATAGAATTCAGCAGGTCATACCGCGGACCGTTGGCGAGCGACGCAACCTGGTTTATATGCAGTATGTCACTGCCAATGTCAGTATAAAAACCGTTCTGGTCCCCGGTGGCCGCGATGTGGCAGACCTGATAACCGGAGCTCAGGGAATCTGGTGTGAGCGTGCTGAGTTGATCCTCAAGCCGGCTGTCCTGCCATACTTCGGGCGTCGTATCGGCGATCGTGTTATTGACCACGCGACCGTGGTAATCGTACGCCGGGAACAACATCACCGAAGGCAGAAGCATCTTTTGCAGATATTCGCCCGGCGGATCACGTTCGAACTGGTAGAGTTTCGAAAAGAAGTCCGCGACGTTGATCGCGCTCCCGGCTGGGATCCTGCCCACGAAAACATCAGAGAACAGATCGACGCTGTCGCCGGAAAATTCACCGTATTGATGGTTCCCATTGGCATCCCATGTCCCGTCAAGATCGGCATAATACAGATCAGCGGCCAGGTACGGATCGCCTTGATAAGGCAGATACGCTTCACGGACCGGCACTATATCGGCATCGCCGCCCAGCACGACCCATATTAGTCCCCGCGTTTCGTGGAATTCTTTCAAGAAATTCCTGATCCTTTCCTGGTCGTCATAACCATCGTAATTCTCATGGATCCATTCGATGTCGATCACAGCGGTCCGCCATCCCTGGCGCGATCTCCAATCAGCCAATGATGAATACCCGGGCGAAAGCGAAGCGGATGTTATTATGACGTATTCAATGTCATCCTCCCTTTCTTGCCGCACTGCTGGAGCAAAACGCTGGACGTCCTCAGGATTGACTACAAGATCGCTTA
Protein-coding sequences here:
- a CDS encoding C25 family cysteine peptidase gives rise to the protein MIKVSAMTVLLVIHVMAGVIQKTFTFNEQDIAFSGQNGYDIITWEPGSFVIEPGSPLLPKRSVYFVIPYNSDVLDITVKDKDDTVLPGSFNIHPGQMPVPFSDPSNSKFIGPDAAIYGRDALYPENSLTVCSSGMKSGFQIAGIDLYPIRYNPASGKVIFTRALTVSVVYGQSRRQRTARYMTPAQFAVFLRDVSDLVVNPEDVQRFAPAVRQEREDDIEYVIITSASLSPGYSSLADWRSRQGWRTAVIDIEWIHENYDGYDDQERIRNFLKEFHETRGLIWVVLGGDADIVPVREAYLPYQGDPYLAADLYYADLDGTWDANGNHQYGEFSGDSVDLFSDVFVGRIPAGSAINVADFFSKLYQFERDPPGEYLQKMLLPSVMLFPAYDYHGRVVNNTIADTTPEVWQDSRLEDQLSTLTPDSLSSGYQVCHIAATGDQNGFYTDIGSDILHINQVASLANGPRYDLLNSIAGYVGDFDEYDCLAESLINKYPGACVAAVVNVRNGWGTPPVMGPSENLDVKFLSFFFNQDTLETGRCLARSKDHFRNDILSNDMYRYCGYSLNLLGDPVLPMWESIPESLSVTHPANLPMGSQTFNVTVTAMGTPVANALVGIHGTSALHARDLTDISGQAHFSLFFNSPGFVYVTVTGKDRIPYEGTIRILAPEGAYLQYLKSSVDDAAGNNNGELNPGETIGIPLWIKNIGPQSGSGITGTLRTADPLVWISDSVKSFGDVPPDDSAFTGTDGFDLTLAGSAVNGHAVVCTLMCRDDIDSTWSSVFSIPVHAPQLVYCEYAVAGGNNNGILDPGETANMFVTLKNAGGLDACTVSSVLSDASGYITVSDSLGVFPDIAVDSSGSNALDPYLVAASVSTPPGTEIDLCVHVTTAEGYSSFIAVPIVIGAASLDFATHDAGESRLTMTRYGTLGFMGSDQTQGLGFHYPSSSTNHLYYGCFAAGSNAAYCVDRYYEQSQTDDQDWNTSTVPDGRIRMFEPGPRDLDEYCTARYDDSGHPFPRDLVCEQYSWAWGDEAAQDFIIIKYVLENEGTASNDSLYAALFADWDIGNYMSNQGAIDTTRNLTCMWRSSIFVGVAILDPPRSIPARNISLIDHDTYIYPYGGLPDSCQMLFMDGTVHIPASNREYDWSTCNSTGPFTLLPGGACIAAFAVIGGHDLNDLCAHADTAYERYWTWTRVAEYAKRKPLASSIKIVPLIARQQPFKLYYNYDTPQHLSITLYDITGRAVYLRDQGVVSGHGELLVHCPELAQGIYFIKVKSDLCVNIEKVIWMK